A section of the Polyodon spathula isolate WHYD16114869_AA chromosome 51, ASM1765450v1, whole genome shotgun sequence genome encodes:
- the ca14 gene encoding carbonic anhydrase 14 isoform X3 has product MRADPRVPVLRWLFFHLLSGGGLLQIQAVGDGSHGQSHWAELFPSCGGLSQSPVNIETGCVKLDPSLHPIEPQGYSSPSSDFFTLENNGHSVEMSLPGSMSLSRRFTAAQLHLHWGSGGNGAGSEHLIDWQASPAELHVVHFNSEKYPNVSVARNQSDGLAVLGILIEVGEETNPAYEKIFNYLGYVKYAGQKVLLPSFDVGALLPERLDRFFRYNGSLTTPPCFQSVQWTVFHQKVSLSRSQIEKLRTTLLSSELGVLPPTPLVDNFRAPQPLNQRVVLVSFPLADARVVYSIGEIFAVIAGILFGALGIILTAHFLIKGIRSKKHREPKQEVIYKACNPEEEVVQQQEQQQP; this is encoded by the exons ATGAGAGCAGACCCGCGCGTCCCAGTTCTGCGCTGGCTGTTCTTTCACTTGCTATCCGGCGGCGGGCTGCTTCAGATCCAAGCAGTCGGTGACG GGTCCCATGGTCAGTCTCACTGGGCTGAGTTGTTCCCCTCCTGTGGGGGTCTCTCTCAGTCCCCAGTGAATATCGAGACCGGATGTGTCAAGCTGGACCCCTCTCTGCACCCCATCGAACCCCAGGGGTACAGCAGCCCGAGCAGCGACTTCTTCACTCTGGAAAATAACGGCCATTCAG tTGAGATGTCTCTGCCGGGCTCCATGTCTCTATCTCGCAGGTTCACTGCTGCCCAGCTGCACCTGCACTGGGGGAGCGGGGGTAACGGGGCGGGGTCGGAGCACCTCATCGACTGGCAGGCCAGCCCGGCCGAG CTGCATGTGGTGCATTTCAACTCGGAGAAATATCCCAACGTCAGTGTAGCGAGGAACCAATCAGACGGGCTGGCAGTGCTGGGCATTCTCATTGAG GTGGGAGAGGAGACAAACCCAGCCTACGAGAAGATATTCAACTACCTGGGCTATGTGAAGTACGCAG GTCAGAAGGTGCTGCTCCCCTCCTTCGATGTCGGGGCCCTGCTCCCCGAGCGCCTCGATCGATTCTTCCGTTACAACGGCTCCCTGACCACGCCCCCCTGCTTCCAGAGCGTGCAGTGGACCGTCTTCCACCAGAAGGTGTCGCTCTCGCGGTCGCAG ATTGAGAAGCTGCGGACCACTCTGCTGTCCTCGGAGCTCGGGGTCCTGCCTCCAACCCCCCTCGTGGACAACTTCCGCGCGCCCCAACCCCTGAACCAGAGAGTGGTGCTCGTGTCTTTCCCATTGG CAGATGCCAGAGTTGTATATTCGATTG GGGAGATCTTTGCTGTCATCGCTGGCATCCTGTTCGGGGCTCTGGGAATCATTCTAACGGCTCACTTTCTTATCAAAGGCATACG gtCCAAAAAACACAGAGAGCCCAAACAGGAAGTGATTTACAAAGCCTGTAACCCAGAAGAGGAAGTTGTCCAACAGCAGGAACAGCAACAGCCTTGA
- the ca14 gene encoding carbonic anhydrase 14 isoform X2 produces MRADPRVPVLRWLFFHLLSGGGLLQIQAVGDGPHWTHTGSHGQSHWAELFPSCGGLSQSPVNIETGCVKLDPSLHPIEPQGYSSPSSDFFTLENNGHSVEMSLPGSMSLSRRFTAAQLHLHWGSGGNGAGSEHLIDWQASPAELHVVHFNSEKYPNVSVARNQSDGLAVLGILIEVGEETNPAYEKIFNYLGYVKYAGQKVLLPSFDVGALLPERLDRFFRYNGSLTTPPCFQSVQWTVFHQKVSLSRSQIEKLRTTLLSSELGVLPPTPLVDNFRAPQPLNQRVVLVSFPLDARVVYSIGEIFAVIAGILFGALGIILTAHFLIKGIRSKKHREPKQEVIYKACNPEEEVVQQQEQQQP; encoded by the exons ATGAGAGCAGACCCGCGCGTCCCAGTTCTGCGCTGGCTGTTCTTTCACTTGCTATCCGGCGGCGGGCTGCTTCAGATCCAAGCAGTCGGTGACG gtcCCCATTGGACCCACACAG GGTCCCATGGTCAGTCTCACTGGGCTGAGTTGTTCCCCTCCTGTGGGGGTCTCTCTCAGTCCCCAGTGAATATCGAGACCGGATGTGTCAAGCTGGACCCCTCTCTGCACCCCATCGAACCCCAGGGGTACAGCAGCCCGAGCAGCGACTTCTTCACTCTGGAAAATAACGGCCATTCAG tTGAGATGTCTCTGCCGGGCTCCATGTCTCTATCTCGCAGGTTCACTGCTGCCCAGCTGCACCTGCACTGGGGGAGCGGGGGTAACGGGGCGGGGTCGGAGCACCTCATCGACTGGCAGGCCAGCCCGGCCGAG CTGCATGTGGTGCATTTCAACTCGGAGAAATATCCCAACGTCAGTGTAGCGAGGAACCAATCAGACGGGCTGGCAGTGCTGGGCATTCTCATTGAG GTGGGAGAGGAGACAAACCCAGCCTACGAGAAGATATTCAACTACCTGGGCTATGTGAAGTACGCAG GTCAGAAGGTGCTGCTCCCCTCCTTCGATGTCGGGGCCCTGCTCCCCGAGCGCCTCGATCGATTCTTCCGTTACAACGGCTCCCTGACCACGCCCCCCTGCTTCCAGAGCGTGCAGTGGACCGTCTTCCACCAGAAGGTGTCGCTCTCGCGGTCGCAG ATTGAGAAGCTGCGGACCACTCTGCTGTCCTCGGAGCTCGGGGTCCTGCCTCCAACCCCCCTCGTGGACAACTTCCGCGCGCCCCAACCCCTGAACCAGAGAGTGGTGCTCGTGTCTTTCCCATTGG ATGCCAGAGTTGTATATTCGATTG GGGAGATCTTTGCTGTCATCGCTGGCATCCTGTTCGGGGCTCTGGGAATCATTCTAACGGCTCACTTTCTTATCAAAGGCATACG gtCCAAAAAACACAGAGAGCCCAAACAGGAAGTGATTTACAAAGCCTGTAACCCAGAAGAGGAAGTTGTCCAACAGCAGGAACAGCAACAGCCTTGA
- the ca14 gene encoding carbonic anhydrase 14 isoform X4: MRADPRVPVLRWLFFHLLSGGGLLQIQAVGDGPHWTHTGSHGQSHWAELFPSCGGLSQSPVNIETGCVKLDPSLHPIEPQGYSSPSSDFFTLENNGHSVEMSLPGSMSLSRRFTAAQLHLHWGSGGNGAGSEHLIDWQASPAELHVVHFNSEKYPNVSVARNQSDGLAVLGILIEVGEETNPAYEKIFNYLGYVKYAGQKVLLPSFDVGALLPERLDRFFRYNGSLTTPPCFQSVQWTVFHQKVSLSRSQQMPELYIRLGRSLLSSLASCSGLWESF; this comes from the exons ATGAGAGCAGACCCGCGCGTCCCAGTTCTGCGCTGGCTGTTCTTTCACTTGCTATCCGGCGGCGGGCTGCTTCAGATCCAAGCAGTCGGTGACG gtcCCCATTGGACCCACACAG GGTCCCATGGTCAGTCTCACTGGGCTGAGTTGTTCCCCTCCTGTGGGGGTCTCTCTCAGTCCCCAGTGAATATCGAGACCGGATGTGTCAAGCTGGACCCCTCTCTGCACCCCATCGAACCCCAGGGGTACAGCAGCCCGAGCAGCGACTTCTTCACTCTGGAAAATAACGGCCATTCAG tTGAGATGTCTCTGCCGGGCTCCATGTCTCTATCTCGCAGGTTCACTGCTGCCCAGCTGCACCTGCACTGGGGGAGCGGGGGTAACGGGGCGGGGTCGGAGCACCTCATCGACTGGCAGGCCAGCCCGGCCGAG CTGCATGTGGTGCATTTCAACTCGGAGAAATATCCCAACGTCAGTGTAGCGAGGAACCAATCAGACGGGCTGGCAGTGCTGGGCATTCTCATTGAG GTGGGAGAGGAGACAAACCCAGCCTACGAGAAGATATTCAACTACCTGGGCTATGTGAAGTACGCAG GTCAGAAGGTGCTGCTCCCCTCCTTCGATGTCGGGGCCCTGCTCCCCGAGCGCCTCGATCGATTCTTCCGTTACAACGGCTCCCTGACCACGCCCCCCTGCTTCCAGAGCGTGCAGTGGACCGTCTTCCACCAGAAGGTGTCGCTCTCGCGGTCGCAG CAGATGCCAGAGTTGTATATTCGATTG GGGAGATCTTTGCTGTCATCGCTGGCATCCTGTTCGGGGCTCTGGGAATCATTCTAA
- the ca14 gene encoding carbonic anhydrase 14 isoform X1, with protein MRADPRVPVLRWLFFHLLSGGGLLQIQAVGDGPHWTHTGSHGQSHWAELFPSCGGLSQSPVNIETGCVKLDPSLHPIEPQGYSSPSSDFFTLENNGHSVEMSLPGSMSLSRRFTAAQLHLHWGSGGNGAGSEHLIDWQASPAELHVVHFNSEKYPNVSVARNQSDGLAVLGILIEVGEETNPAYEKIFNYLGYVKYAGQKVLLPSFDVGALLPERLDRFFRYNGSLTTPPCFQSVQWTVFHQKVSLSRSQIEKLRTTLLSSELGVLPPTPLVDNFRAPQPLNQRVVLVSFPLADARVVYSIGEIFAVIAGILFGALGIILTAHFLIKGIRSKKHREPKQEVIYKACNPEEEVVQQQEQQQP; from the exons ATGAGAGCAGACCCGCGCGTCCCAGTTCTGCGCTGGCTGTTCTTTCACTTGCTATCCGGCGGCGGGCTGCTTCAGATCCAAGCAGTCGGTGACG gtcCCCATTGGACCCACACAG GGTCCCATGGTCAGTCTCACTGGGCTGAGTTGTTCCCCTCCTGTGGGGGTCTCTCTCAGTCCCCAGTGAATATCGAGACCGGATGTGTCAAGCTGGACCCCTCTCTGCACCCCATCGAACCCCAGGGGTACAGCAGCCCGAGCAGCGACTTCTTCACTCTGGAAAATAACGGCCATTCAG tTGAGATGTCTCTGCCGGGCTCCATGTCTCTATCTCGCAGGTTCACTGCTGCCCAGCTGCACCTGCACTGGGGGAGCGGGGGTAACGGGGCGGGGTCGGAGCACCTCATCGACTGGCAGGCCAGCCCGGCCGAG CTGCATGTGGTGCATTTCAACTCGGAGAAATATCCCAACGTCAGTGTAGCGAGGAACCAATCAGACGGGCTGGCAGTGCTGGGCATTCTCATTGAG GTGGGAGAGGAGACAAACCCAGCCTACGAGAAGATATTCAACTACCTGGGCTATGTGAAGTACGCAG GTCAGAAGGTGCTGCTCCCCTCCTTCGATGTCGGGGCCCTGCTCCCCGAGCGCCTCGATCGATTCTTCCGTTACAACGGCTCCCTGACCACGCCCCCCTGCTTCCAGAGCGTGCAGTGGACCGTCTTCCACCAGAAGGTGTCGCTCTCGCGGTCGCAG ATTGAGAAGCTGCGGACCACTCTGCTGTCCTCGGAGCTCGGGGTCCTGCCTCCAACCCCCCTCGTGGACAACTTCCGCGCGCCCCAACCCCTGAACCAGAGAGTGGTGCTCGTGTCTTTCCCATTGG CAGATGCCAGAGTTGTATATTCGATTG GGGAGATCTTTGCTGTCATCGCTGGCATCCTGTTCGGGGCTCTGGGAATCATTCTAACGGCTCACTTTCTTATCAAAGGCATACG gtCCAAAAAACACAGAGAGCCCAAACAGGAAGTGATTTACAAAGCCTGTAACCCAGAAGAGGAAGTTGTCCAACAGCAGGAACAGCAACAGCCTTGA